CAAAAAGATATGGAGACGTATCTAAAAGGATGTGCGGGAAGATTGAGCAAGAGAGGAGCAACAGGGGTGTTGAACAAGAACATGTATGTGAGTAAGCGAGATGTCTGATGACCGGCTGCAAGAGAAAGAGTCTTGCTGCGGATCGAGGAGGCGCTCATGGTGAGAAGAATATTCAGGGGAGGGGGAGAGCGATGAGCCTCGGCATAATCAGGTCTGTTGGCGTGATGTCTCGTCACGCAGCCGTTCCAGTGCTTCTCTGGCACGGCTCCTGACAGTTTGGTCCCAATCGTGTTCCATGGCTGTCTTCAACCGTTCGCGGGCTTCGGTCGCGCGGAGTCGTCCGAGCCCCAAGGCCGCGCAGGAGCGCACGTAGGCATGGTCATCCTCTAGTGCCTTCACGAGCAGCGGGATCACGGACCGATCTTGTAACGCGCCAAGGTGACTGGCTGCCATGCCTCTGATGCGATGCTGCTTGTCGCCTAGGGCACGCTGTAAGGTGGTGGCAAAGAGTTCCTTCAGCGCGGGAACCGCTGAATCCAATCCATCGATTTGGTAATTATTGTTTTCCAGCAGGGCAAAAGCCAGATCCAGCCGCTTCTCCTGTCCCGGGGCACGTTCAAATAAGGCCAGCAGGCGAGTGCGTTCCTGCGATCTGGCACGTCGGCGACGAAACGTGTTGAGCGGAATGAAGAGGAGGAGGGCCATCACGATCCCGATCGCCACCATCGGCACGGCTTGATCGACCAGGTAGTCTTGCTGGTCCGGTGTGAGCCGTTTCCAGATCCAGACTGCCGTGATGAGCAGGATGACAACGGGGACGAGCAGCGCCGGATTGACTTGTCCCGTTTCGTGATGCCGTGCTTTGATCATGGGTAAACGATCATACGGGCACGATCGATTCGTCGTCAACGAATCGACTCGTGCCTGGTGGCGGGTGAGGGCATCGGTGTGAAATTGACAGAGTCTGTGGCTGTGGTCATACTCGGGGAGTGATTGTCGTCGGTATGGTTCATCACGAGTCTGAACGACTATTTGCAGTACGTGAACGAGGTGCCGATCCACATGACGATACAGCAGTGGCCATCGCTCGTGGGCGCAGATCGCTATGAATGATCGCGTCTCAGTCTGGCTCGACAGTCTCGGTCTTGCGCACTATCACGAGGCGTTTGCGCAGCACGCCATCACCTGGGACGTCTTGCCCGAACTGACCGACGAGGATTTGACGTCGTTAGGGGTGCTGCTTGGCCATCGCAAGAAGCTCCGGCGCGCCATCGCAGAACTGGTCCAACAGGGAGACAGCGGTCATGCGACGGCTCAACCCACTCCAACCGCTTCTCCATTTCCTCCGCCTGTGTCTGGTCGAGAGTTAGCCGAACGGCGCCAATTGACCGTCATGTTTTGTGACCTCGTGGGGTCCACGGCCTTGGCCAGTCGATTGGACCCCGAAGAGGTTCAACCGATCATCCGGCAGTTTTTGGAAACCTGTAGCCACGCGGTCAGTCGATTTCATGGCTATATCGCGAAATACATGGGGGATGGCCTGTTGGTCTATTTTGGCTACCCGCAGGCCCATGAGCACGATGCGGAGCGGGCGATCCATGCCGGACTGGCCGTACTGGATCTGGTGAAGACCCTTTCCCGTGATGGGGCGCAGGGGCAGGACCTTGCGGTTCGCATCGGGATTGCGACCGGTCAGGTGCTCGTGGGGGAGCTGATCGGCACCGACACGGCTCAGGAACGATCGGTGTTCGGGGAAACGCCCAATCTCGCCGCACGGCTTCAGTCGCTGGCAGCGCCCAATCACGTGATCATTGACGCAACCACGAGAAGTCTCGTCGGCAACGAGTTTGCGTGTGCGGACTGCGGTGCCGTCGCGCTCAAAGGATTCGACCAGCCGATTCAGGCCTGGCAGGTCGTTGGGAGGCATGTCTCGGCCAGTCGATTCGAATCCTATCGCTCAGGTCGGCAAACCCATTTTATCGGTCGAGAAAGCGAACTCGCGCTGTTGCTTACTCGCTGGCGCGAGGCCGTCGAGGGGGAAGGGCGGGTAGTGTTATTGTCCGGCGAGGCCGGCATTGGAAAGTCCAAGCTGGTCTGGCGTCTCGGTGAGCAGCTGAGGGACGCGCGTCATTACATCATCACCTTGCAATGCTCACCGCACCATACCAAGACCGCGCTCTATCCCGTGATCAATCATCTTCGACGGGTCATCGGCGTCACCGGCGAGGATCGTCCCGCCACGCAGTGGCAGAAACTCGAGACCTTCGCCGCCACCAGCGGCCTGCATGACCCCCTTACGGTGACACTCCTTGGGAATCTTCTCTCCATTCCTGTCGGCGACCAGCGCGCTCCGGTCATGCTCTCGCCCGACAAGCGCAAAGAGCTGATGCTGGAGGCGCTCCTGCAACTCTTGCAGAGCCGGGCGGTGCAGTGCCCGACCTTGTGTATCGTGGAGGATGTCCATTGGATTGACCCGACGAGCATGGAGTTGCTGACACGCGCCATCGGCGCTATTCAGCGGATACCGGCCTTGCTGGTGATCACCGCTCGCCCGGACTTCAACTCCACGTGGTCCGAGTTAAATCAGGTGATGGCCCTGACACTTAGTCGGCTCTCCCGTCGACAGAGCGCCGAGCTCCTTGTCTCTACGGCAGGCGGAAAAGCGCTTCCGCTCGAAGTCGAGCAGATGATTCTCGCCAAGACCGAGGGCGTTCCGCTCTATGTCGAAGAACTCACGGACAGTGTGATCAAGTCACGACTGCTGATCGAGGAGCCGCAGGCCTTCCGGTTGAAGGCCCCACTCAAAGACTTCACCATCCCGGACTCGCTGCAGGCCCTGCTGACGGAACGGATCGACCGACTCGGTCTGGCCAAAGAGATCGCCCAAATCGGCGCCGCGCTTGGGCGGGAGTTTGGATATGAACTGATCCGGGAACTGGTCGATGTCGCTGAACGGGAGTTAGAGGATGGCCTCCAGACGCTCTGTGCCTCGGGGCTTATGGTGCAGGAGGGGGAGATTCCGCTTGCCAAGTACGTGTTTCGGCATGCATTGATCCAGGATGCGGCCTACGGCATCCTGCCCAAGGCCGCTCGGCGCACGCTCCATCTACGTATTGCGCAAACGCTTGAGAGCAAATTTATAGAGCGGACGGCGAGAGAGCCGGAGTTGCTGGCGCATCACTACGAACAGGCTGGCATGATTGGTCCGGCCATCAAGTATTCCGCGCTTGCGGCTCGACGGGCTGAGGAACGGTCGGCTAATGTCGAGGCGATTCTCTACTTTGATAAAGCGTTGGACCTCCTGGCGCAGATGCCGCTTGCTCCCGAGCGAAAAGCATCGGAATTGGACCTCCTTCTCGGGCGTGGCCGCACCATAATTACGTCTAAAGGCTATGCGTCGGATGAGGTGAAACACAATTTTCTCAGAGCGAAGGAGTTGTCACAGGAGAATCCTGACTCGGTGCAACACTTCGTCACCATGTCGTCCTTATGGAGCTTTCATCTTGTCAGGGGGCCACTCCTCACCGCGCGCGATATGGCCGACGATCTCTTTGCGTGGGCTCAGCGCCACCCAGATCCGGAAGTGCTCGTTCGGGCTCATTCCAATGTCGGGTTGACCGCATCTTTCCTCGGCAAACTCGTTGAGGCAAGGAATCATTTGCGCACGGTCATCACTCAACATGATTCACCAAAAATGCCCTACTCTCTGGAGGTCGGCATCACGGCACGAACGATCCTGGCAAAGACATCGTGGATCCTGGGCGAGGTCGATGAGGTTGAAGTGCTGGCGCAAGAGGCCATCGAGATGGCGAGGAAATTGGCACACCCCTTCACCCTGGCGTTTACTCTCACGGCTGCGTCCTGGGTCTATGCAACCCTGCGTGACGCAGCTCGAACATTCAGCTTGGCTGAGGAAGCCACTGTGGTTTCCAGGAAGGGCTCGTTTGAAGTCCTTTTGGCCTGGGCGACATCGTGTCAGGGATGGGCCATGTTCGAGATGGGAAACGAGGACGGTCTGGTGAGGCTCCTCAAGGGAATTGCCGCCGCACGTGAAGCCAAGGCATCACTGAGCCATACGCAGGCATTGGCGATGCTTGCCGACGTGTATGTGCGGAAACAGCAGATCGACGAGGGAGTAAGGGTGATTGAAGAAGCCCTCGCACTGGTTCACGCTCAAGGGGAAGCCTGTTGGCACGCGGAACTCCTTCGGCTGAAAGGTGAGCTCCTTCTTGCCCAATCAGACTGCCTGATCGCTCAAGCGGAACAGTGTTTTATGAAGGCCATGGAGATTGCTCAGATCCAACATGCACTGATGCTGGAACTCCGCGCGGCCACAAGTCTGGCAAAACTGTTGAAGAAACAGAACCAGCGTGATCTGGCTCGACGTACGCTCAGCTCGGTCTATTCCAGGTTTGGACAGCACGGTGCGAACCCAGACCTCACTGATGCACGCGCTCTCCTTGGCAGCTTATCGTAACGGAGTGCTGACCGATGCGCTTGACGATTCTTGGTTCTGGAACCAACGTCCATCCTACGCGTGCCGCAGCCGGGTATCTGGTGCGCACGGATCAATCACTCATTCTTGATTTCGGCCCGCGCACGTTGATGAATCTGATCAAATCCGGGGTGAACCGGCACAAGATCACCCACATCTTGTTCTCCCATTTTCACGCCGACCACTTCTCCGACTTCATCACTTTCTTTTTCGACGCGGTCATCTATGCCAAATATGGAGGTGGGCATCGGCCTGGGATGACCCTGATCGGTCCTAAGGGCACGATCCGACTCTTACGGACGATCATGCAGAGCTTTCCCAGCTTTTCATCGGCACCCTTCACCGTCACTTTCAAGGAAGTCTCTACGAAACCCTTCTCGATCGGGAGCACTCGCATCACTCCCAAACTCATGGACCATGTGCCGGATCTCACGGCGGTCGGGTATCGAATCGAATACCGTGGGAAATCAGTCGTCTATTCGGGAGATACGCAGTACTGTGATGCCGTGATCTCACTCTGTAAAGATGCCGATCTTGCCGTGCTCGATTGCTCGTTCCCAGCTAATCGCCCAGGGGCCGCTCATCTGCACGCCGGACAGTGCGGACAGGTGGCGAAGGAGGCCGGAGTGGGGCAACTCGTCCTCTCGCATTTTTACCCGATTGCGGACCGCTACGATGTCAAAGCTCAGGCCGGTGAGGAGTACCACGGCAAGATTTGGAAGGGAAAGGATCTCCTCACGATTAAGCTTTAGCAGGTTGGTGGAAAGCTTTCTGGGTGTGCTGGGATGGCCTGATTAGCTTATCTGAATGTCAGACGAGTGTTTCCTACTGACTGTTCAAAAAAGGCTGTCCAGCAAGACGGCAGCGAGTCTAGTGGCGAGGCGTAGGCTTCAATGCGGTGAGTTGCTGAGCAAGAACGTAGCGGGGGAATTTTTCAGCAGTCTGTTAGAGGCCTTCTTCGCGGGGTGCGCCGCCAAGGATCTCAATGAACTTGGTCAACCGAGTGATCTTCACGGAGTCGTCGGCCTTGGCGTAAATAGCCAAGAGGTTTTTGAGCATGCGTGACAAAATCGCCCGAACCTGACTTTTTTCGAGATATTTCTCTTCAAACCCGTACCCCGCCTCAGTGAGGAACCGAGCGCAGTTTTTTTCCGTCAGCAGGGCTCCACCGTTGAAGCAGTCGATGAA
The Candidatus Nitrospira nitrosa DNA segment above includes these coding regions:
- a CDS encoding HEAT repeat domain-containing protein, with the protein product MIKARHHETGQVNPALLVPVVILLITAVWIWKRLTPDQQDYLVDQAVPMVAIGIVMALLLFIPLNTFRRRRARSQERTRLLALFERAPGQEKRLDLAFALLENNNYQIDGLDSAVPALKELFATTLQRALGDKQHRIRGMAASHLGALQDRSVIPLLVKALEDDHAYVRSCAALGLGRLRATEARERLKTAMEHDWDQTVRSRAREALERLRDETSRQQT
- a CDS encoding ATP-binding protein, giving the protein MNDRVSVWLDSLGLAHYHEAFAQHAITWDVLPELTDEDLTSLGVLLGHRKKLRRAIAELVQQGDSGHATAQPTPTASPFPPPVSGRELAERRQLTVMFCDLVGSTALASRLDPEEVQPIIRQFLETCSHAVSRFHGYIAKYMGDGLLVYFGYPQAHEHDAERAIHAGLAVLDLVKTLSRDGAQGQDLAVRIGIATGQVLVGELIGTDTAQERSVFGETPNLAARLQSLAAPNHVIIDATTRSLVGNEFACADCGAVALKGFDQPIQAWQVVGRHVSASRFESYRSGRQTHFIGRESELALLLTRWREAVEGEGRVVLLSGEAGIGKSKLVWRLGEQLRDARHYIITLQCSPHHTKTALYPVINHLRRVIGVTGEDRPATQWQKLETFAATSGLHDPLTVTLLGNLLSIPVGDQRAPVMLSPDKRKELMLEALLQLLQSRAVQCPTLCIVEDVHWIDPTSMELLTRAIGAIQRIPALLVITARPDFNSTWSELNQVMALTLSRLSRRQSAELLVSTAGGKALPLEVEQMILAKTEGVPLYVEELTDSVIKSRLLIEEPQAFRLKAPLKDFTIPDSLQALLTERIDRLGLAKEIAQIGAALGREFGYELIRELVDVAERELEDGLQTLCASGLMVQEGEIPLAKYVFRHALIQDAAYGILPKAARRTLHLRIAQTLESKFIERTAREPELLAHHYEQAGMIGPAIKYSALAARRAEERSANVEAILYFDKALDLLAQMPLAPERKASELDLLLGRGRTIITSKGYASDEVKHNFLRAKELSQENPDSVQHFVTMSSLWSFHLVRGPLLTARDMADDLFAWAQRHPDPEVLVRAHSNVGLTASFLGKLVEARNHLRTVITQHDSPKMPYSLEVGITARTILAKTSWILGEVDEVEVLAQEAIEMARKLAHPFTLAFTLTAASWVYATLRDAARTFSLAEEATVVSRKGSFEVLLAWATSCQGWAMFEMGNEDGLVRLLKGIAAAREAKASLSHTQALAMLADVYVRKQQIDEGVRVIEEALALVHAQGEACWHAELLRLKGELLLAQSDCLIAQAEQCFMKAMEIAQIQHALMLELRAATSLAKLLKKQNQRDLARRTLSSVYSRFGQHGANPDLTDARALLGSLS
- a CDS encoding MBL fold metallo-hydrolase; this encodes MRLTILGSGTNVHPTRAAAGYLVRTDQSLILDFGPRTLMNLIKSGVNRHKITHILFSHFHADHFSDFITFFFDAVIYAKYGGGHRPGMTLIGPKGTIRLLRTIMQSFPSFSSAPFTVTFKEVSTKPFSIGSTRITPKLMDHVPDLTAVGYRIEYRGKSVVYSGDTQYCDAVISLCKDADLAVLDCSFPANRPGAAHLHAGQCGQVAKEAGVGQLVLSHFYPIADRYDVKAQAGEEYHGKIWKGKDLLTIKL